From a region of the Candidatus Zixiibacteriota bacterium genome:
- a CDS encoding polysaccharide deacetylase family protein, whose amino-acid sequence MNELTFRTNPLLLAALLFVVALVASFSSASADKNKSSDKKTRSICITFDQLPVDQSFSEIDHTAVVTSILEALKKHEAKAAGFVVAERIGNDFDLLGQWLNEGHVLGNLTYSHQDIDEIGIEHFISEIAACEEALEPMLSGFGQKKRYFRYPYLHYGSTVEAKRAVGDYLAANEITVAHATVLVEDYLYNLSLEKLGSTPDSIDIDLIGSQYLQHVMEQVTAAEQLATRVLHRDARHILQLRSNQLNALVLDELLTALEERGYQFINLDKALKDDLYQAPEAYFGGPGVSYIEMIMESNPDFLPAR is encoded by the coding sequence ATGAACGAGTTAACCTTCCGTACCAATCCCCTGCTGCTGGCGGCCCTGCTGTTCGTTGTGGCGCTGGTGGCTTCGTTTTCATCGGCGTCCGCCGACAAAAATAAATCATCGGACAAAAAGACCCGGTCGATTTGCATCACCTTCGACCAGTTACCGGTCGACCAATCGTTCTCGGAGATTGATCATACGGCAGTTGTTACCTCTATTCTCGAGGCTCTCAAAAAGCATGAGGCAAAGGCGGCCGGGTTCGTAGTTGCCGAACGTATCGGCAACGATTTCGACCTGCTCGGTCAATGGCTCAACGAAGGACATGTTCTGGGCAATCTGACCTACTCGCATCAGGACATCGATGAGATCGGCATCGAGCATTTCATCAGTGAAATCGCTGCCTGTGAAGAAGCGTTAGAGCCGATGTTGTCCGGGTTCGGCCAGAAAAAGCGATACTTCCGCTATCCGTACCTCCACTATGGCTCTACCGTTGAGGCTAAACGAGCCGTCGGTGATTATCTGGCCGCCAACGAAATTACCGTAGCGCATGCAACTGTTTTGGTCGAGGACTATCTCTACAATCTTTCACTTGAAAAACTCGGCTCCACTCCAGACTCAATCGATATTGACCTGATCGGTTCGCAATACTTGCAGCATGTCATGGAACAAGTGACGGCCGCCGAACAACTGGCCACCCGAGTGCTGCATCGCGATGCCCGCCATATCCTGCAGTTACGCTCCAACCAGCTCAACGCTCTTGTCCTGGATGAACTGCTGACTGCCCTCGAAGAACGAGGTTATCAGTTTATCAACCTTGATAAAGCTCTGAAGGATGATCTCTACCAGGCGCCGGAGGCATATTTTGGTGGTCCCGGAGTGAGTTATATCGAGATGATCATGGAGTCCAATCCCGACTTCCTCCCGGCGCGTTAA
- a CDS encoding zinc ribbon domain-containing protein — translation MQSLNFRCPKCGAMEYEIGEFRAAGGFWTKIFDIQSAKFSTVSCRRCRYTEIYKADSSMLGNIFDFFTN, via the coding sequence ATGCAATCCCTGAATTTCCGCTGTCCCAAGTGTGGTGCGATGGAATACGAAATAGGTGAGTTTCGCGCTGCCGGCGGCTTTTGGACCAAGATATTCGACATTCAATCGGCCAAGTTTTCGACCGTATCCTGTCGTCGGTGTCGCTATACGGAGATATATAAAGCCGACAGTTCCATGTTGGGTAATATCTTCGATTTCTTCACGAATTAG
- the pyk gene encoding pyruvate kinase: MRKTRIIATFGPAVATERKIKNLAAAGVNIFRINCSHGQTEDLKLAAALIRKATAQSPYPVGLLFDISGPKLRLGRFEGQFEIKTGQLLTLVKGVGNPAEYVFSVNHPGIIESIRKGERVFIDDGNLAFKATHVRESSVALRALNPGVISSGKGINLPDSNINIATITPKDHRDLKTAVALGADFIALSFVRSAEDIHTARRLIKKQGGRQEIIAKLEKREAIEQLDEIIPAADGIMLARGDLGVELPPEELPRLSRKIIAKANRHRKPVIMATQMLESMRHSPRATRAEISDVATAVFEYVDAVMLSAETATGSYPLEAVKTMDKVIRTTEAAAQRPALEVDRLEVKSDIPLAVADAVSRSYHYCRSKVIVAFTTSGFTAEMISALFPEQPIVAVTTDERVWRRLVLRRSVYPTRGPQPKSFAGLLKIVTRACQQYRLARRGDKVVITGGVPFGETRLTNMMMIHEL; encoded by the coding sequence ATGCGTAAAACAAGGATAATCGCGACTTTTGGCCCTGCCGTCGCCACCGAGCGGAAAATTAAAAATTTAGCCGCCGCCGGTGTAAATATCTTCCGGATCAATTGTTCCCACGGACAGACGGAGGACCTGAAACTCGCGGCTGCCCTGATCCGAAAAGCCACCGCTCAATCGCCCTATCCTGTTGGCTTGCTTTTTGATATAAGTGGTCCTAAACTCCGATTGGGTCGCTTTGAGGGGCAATTCGAGATCAAAACCGGTCAACTCCTGACCTTAGTCAAAGGTGTGGGAAATCCGGCCGAATATGTTTTTAGTGTCAACCATCCCGGTATTATCGAATCGATTCGGAAAGGTGAGCGGGTTTTCATTGACGACGGCAACCTGGCGTTCAAAGCAACTCATGTCCGCGAATCCTCGGTGGCGTTACGTGCCCTTAATCCCGGGGTGATCTCATCCGGAAAAGGCATAAACTTACCTGATTCCAATATCAATATAGCGACCATCACCCCCAAAGATCACCGCGATCTGAAAACCGCCGTCGCGTTGGGGGCCGATTTTATCGCTTTATCGTTTGTCCGCTCGGCCGAGGATATCCATACCGCCCGTCGACTTATCAAAAAGCAGGGGGGAAGGCAGGAGATTATTGCCAAGCTCGAAAAGCGGGAAGCGATTGAGCAGTTGGATGAAATCATCCCGGCTGCCGACGGCATCATGCTGGCCCGAGGAGACCTTGGCGTCGAACTGCCGCCGGAGGAGCTTCCAAGGTTGTCGCGGAAAATAATCGCCAAAGCCAACCGCCATCGGAAACCGGTTATCATGGCAACCCAGATGCTCGAATCGATGCGTCATTCACCACGGGCGACGAGGGCTGAGATCAGCGACGTTGCAACGGCGGTGTTCGAGTATGTCGATGCCGTCATGTTGTCAGCCGAAACCGCTACCGGCAGTTATCCGTTGGAAGCGGTCAAGACGATGGACAAGGTTATTCGAACGACCGAAGCTGCGGCTCAGCGACCGGCACTGGAGGTTGACCGCCTCGAGGTCAAATCCGATATTCCACTGGCTGTTGCCGATGCGGTCAGTCGTTCGTATCATTATTGTCGCAGCAAGGTGATCGTTGCCTTTACTACCTCCGGCTTCACGGCTGAAATGATCTCAGCTCTTTTCCCGGAGCAACCGATTGTGGCGGTAACAACCGACGAACGAGTCTGGCGACGATTGGTATTGCGCCGGTCGGTTTATCCGACACGCGGACCGCAACCGAAATCATTCGCCGGTCTTCTTAAAATCGTAACTCGAGCCTGTCAACAATACCGCCTTGCTCGCCGGGGGGATAAAGTAGTTATTACCGGTGGTGTTCCCTTCGGCGAAACTCGCCTGACCAATATGATGATGATCCATGAACTATAG